One region of Acidimicrobiales bacterium genomic DNA includes:
- a CDS encoding SigE family RNA polymerase sigma factor, with the protein MADRRGDVEDVFRAEYGRLVGLARLLVDDPGQAEEVVQDAFVALYRRWGVVEHPARYLRTSVVNGARGRLRQRAVARRHLRVADPVRPGGPDEGAVLSEEHLAVAAALARLPDRQRACIALRFYGDLSEAEIAATLGISAGSVKTHVHRGMAALATALEELR; encoded by the coding sequence GTGGCGGACCGGCGAGGCGACGTCGAAGACGTGTTCCGGGCGGAGTACGGGCGGCTCGTGGGCCTTGCCCGCCTGCTCGTCGACGACCCGGGGCAGGCGGAGGAGGTGGTGCAGGACGCGTTCGTGGCCCTGTACCGGCGGTGGGGCGTGGTCGAGCACCCGGCCAGGTACCTGCGCACCTCGGTGGTGAACGGGGCCAGGGGCCGGCTGCGGCAGCGGGCCGTCGCCCGGCGGCACCTCCGCGTCGCCGACCCCGTCCGCCCGGGCGGGCCCGACGAGGGCGCCGTGCTGAGCGAGGAGCACCTCGCCGTCGCCGCCGCCCTCGCCCGGCTCCCCGACCGCCAGCGGGCGTGCATCGCCCTGCGCTTCTACGGCGACCTGAGCGAGGCCGAGATCGCCGCCACCCTCGGCATCTCCGCCGGCTCGGTCAAGACCCACGTCCACCGCGGCATGGCCGCCCTCGCCACCGCCCTGGAGGAGCTCCGATGA